One genomic window of Cricetulus griseus strain 17A/GY chromosome 3, alternate assembly CriGri-PICRH-1.0, whole genome shotgun sequence includes the following:
- the B4gat1 gene encoding beta-1,4-glucuronyltransferase 1, translating to MQMSYAIRCAFYQLLLAALMLVAMLQLLYLSLLSGLHGQEEQEQYFEFFPPSPRSVDQVKSQLRTALASGGVLDASGDYRVYRGLLKTTMDPNDVILATHASVDNLLHLSGLLERWEGPLSVSVFAATKEEAQMATVLAYALSSHCPEMRARVAMHLVCPSRYEAAVPDPREPGEFALLRSCQEVFDKLARVAQPGTNYALGTNISYPNNLLRNLAREEANYALVIDVDMVPSEGLWRRLREMLDQSNHWDGMALVVPAFEIRRARRMPMNKNELVQLYQVGEVRPFYYGLCTPCHAPTNYSRWVNLPEESLLRPAYVVPWRDPWEPFYVAGGKVPTFDERFRQYGFNRISQACELHVAGFNFEVLNEGFLVHKGFKEALKFHPQKEAENQRNKILYRQFKQELKAKYPNSPHRC from the exons ATGCAAATGTCCTACGCCATCCGATGCGCCTTCTACCAGCTGCTGCTGGCCGCTCTCATGTTGGTAGCAATGCTGCAGCTGCTCTACCTGTCGCTGCTCTCCGGACTGCAcgggcaggaggagcaggaacaGTATTTCGAGTTCTTCCCGCCGTCCCCGCGATCCGTGGACCAGGTAAAGTCGCAACTCCGCACCGCTCTGGCCTCCGGAGGCGTTCTGGATGCCAGCGGCGATTATCGCGTCTACAGGGGTCTCCTGAAGACCACCATGGACCCCAACGATGTCATATTAGCTACTCATGCCAGCGTAGACAACCTCCTGCACCTGTCCGGACTTCTGGAGCGCTGGGAGGGCCCACTGTCTGTATCAGTGTTCGCGGCCACCAAAGAGGAGGCACAGATGGCCACAGTGCTGGCCTACGCGCTGAGTAGCCACTGCCCTGAGATGCGTGCCAGGGTCGCCATGCACCTCGTGTGTCCCTCACGTTATGAGGCTGCTGTGCCCGACCCCCGGGAGCCTGGGGAGTTTGCCCTGCTGCGGTCCTGCCAGGAGGTCTTTGACAAGCTAGCCAGGGTCGCCCAGCCCGGGACTAATTATGCACTGGGCACCAACATCTCCTACCCCAATAACCTGTTAAGGAATTTGGCTCGAGAAGAGGCCAACTATGCCCTGGTGATTGATGTGGACATGGTGCCCAGCGAGGGCCTGTGGAGACGCCTGAGGGAAATGTTGGATCAAAGTAACCACTGGGATGGCATGGCCCTGGTGGTGCCTGCGTTTGAAATCCGCCGGGCCCGCCGGATGCCCATGAACAAAAACGAGTTAGTGCAGCTCTATCAGGTGGGCGAAGTCCGCCCCTTCTATTATGGGCTGTGCACACCTTGCCATGCACCCACCAACTACTCCCGCTGGGTCAACCTGCCAGAAGAGAGCTTGCTGAGACCTGCCTACGTGGTGCCCTGGCGGGACCCCTGGGAACCATTTTATGTGGCTGGAGGGAAGGTGCCCACCTTTGATGAGCGCTTCCGGCAGTATGGCTTCAATCGAATCAGCCAG gcCTGTGAGCTGCACGTAGCAGGATTTAATTTTGAGGTGCTGAACGAAGGTTTTCTGGTTCATAAGGGCTTCAAAGAAGCATTGAAGTTCCATCCCCAAAAGGAGGCAGAAAACCAACGCAATAAGATCCTTTACCGCCAGTTCAAACAGGAGTTGAAGGCTAAGTACCCCAACTCTCCCCATCGATGCTGA